A single genomic interval of Tsukamurella paurometabola harbors:
- the secD gene encoding protein translocase subunit SecD, with translation MARKTSSSDRTESRLLIAFALILLVVFGLVFFTGDREPKPKLGIDLQGGTSVVLQAVTPDGKAPEADKMEQARDIINKRVNGLGVSGSEVKISGRNLIITVPGSDGDQARTLGQTAQLKVRPVLASQPAAAVNTPAPDLTDPAAAKKAIDDARATRQSTDPAVQKKAIESLNCNAPSDPLAGNDDPSKPLITCDRPDERKAGQPSSVYTLGPAIIDGQSIKNASSGIPQNQVNYVVTLEFTGEASRVWADFTSKNVGKQAAFVLDSQVITAPNINGPITGGQTQITGDFNQQTAGDLAGVLKYGSLPLSFKPGTAQTVSATLGFESLKAGLIAGAIGLILVLIYALAYYRALGVLVALSLALSIALLYGLLVLLGRWIGYSLDLAGIAGIIIGIGMTADSFVVYFERIKDEIREGRSFRSAVPRGWASARRTIWTGNAVSLLSAVVLYVLAVGDVQGFAFTLGLSTVLDVVIVFLVTHPLVYFASKTDFFAKPSMNGLGAVAAIGRERKRAAATTGEASA, from the coding sequence GTGGCCAGGAAAACATCGAGCAGCGACCGCACCGAGTCGCGGCTCCTCATCGCGTTCGCGCTGATCCTGCTCGTGGTCTTCGGGCTGGTGTTCTTCACCGGCGACCGCGAGCCCAAGCCCAAGCTCGGCATCGACCTGCAGGGCGGCACGTCCGTGGTGCTGCAGGCCGTCACGCCCGACGGGAAGGCTCCCGAGGCGGACAAGATGGAGCAGGCCCGCGACATCATCAACAAGCGCGTCAACGGCCTCGGCGTCTCGGGCTCCGAGGTGAAGATCAGCGGGCGCAACCTGATCATCACCGTCCCCGGTAGCGACGGCGACCAGGCCCGCACCCTCGGCCAGACGGCGCAGCTCAAGGTCCGTCCGGTGCTCGCCTCCCAGCCCGCGGCCGCCGTGAACACGCCCGCGCCCGATCTCACGGACCCGGCGGCCGCGAAGAAGGCGATCGACGACGCGCGCGCCACGCGCCAGTCGACCGACCCCGCCGTGCAGAAGAAGGCCATCGAGAGCCTCAACTGCAACGCCCCGTCGGACCCGCTGGCCGGCAACGACGACCCGTCGAAACCCCTCATCACCTGCGATCGTCCCGACGAGCGCAAGGCGGGACAGCCGAGCAGCGTCTACACCCTCGGCCCCGCGATCATCGACGGCCAGTCGATCAAGAACGCCTCGTCCGGCATCCCCCAGAACCAGGTCAATTACGTCGTGACCCTCGAGTTCACCGGCGAGGCGTCGCGGGTGTGGGCCGACTTCACCTCGAAGAACGTCGGCAAGCAGGCCGCCTTCGTGCTCGACTCGCAGGTGATCACGGCGCCGAACATCAACGGCCCGATCACCGGCGGCCAGACCCAGATCACGGGTGACTTCAACCAGCAGACCGCCGGCGACCTGGCCGGCGTGCTCAAGTACGGCTCGCTGCCGCTGTCCTTCAAGCCCGGCACCGCGCAGACCGTGAGCGCGACGCTCGGCTTCGAGTCCCTCAAGGCGGGCCTCATCGCCGGCGCGATCGGCCTGATCCTGGTGCTGATCTACGCCCTGGCCTACTACCGCGCGCTCGGCGTGCTCGTCGCGCTGTCGCTCGCACTGTCGATCGCGCTGCTGTACGGCCTGCTCGTGCTGCTGGGCCGGTGGATCGGCTACTCGCTCGACCTCGCGGGCATCGCCGGCATCATCATCGGCATCGGCATGACCGCCGACTCCTTCGTCGTCTACTTCGAGCGCATCAAGGACGAGATCAGGGAGGGGCGCAGTTTCCGCTCCGCGGTGCCCCGCGGCTGGGCCAGTGCCCGGCGCACCATCTGGACCGGCAACGCGGTGTCGCTGCTCTCGGCCGTCGTGCTCTACGTGCTGGCCGTGGGCGACGTCCAGGGCTTCGCCTTCACGCTCGGCCTGTCGACCGTCCTCGACGTGGTGATCGTCTTCCTCGTCACCCACCCGCTGGTGTACTTCGCGTCGAAGACCGACTTCTTCGCCAAGCCGTCGATGAACGGCCTCGGCGCCGTGGCCGCGATCGGCCGTGAGCGCAAACGCGCCGCAGCTACCACCGGGGAGGCGTCCGCATGA
- the yajC gene encoding preprotein translocase subunit YajC: protein MPNLILPLLLVLMLVFMFFQFRKQKKQMNETMEMQAGLTVGTKVMTSTGLYGTVVGLAEDTVDLEIATGVTTTWVRRAIAKVLTPEELGAPSIETITDEDSPIDLDKRSEDR from the coding sequence ATGCCGAACCTGATCCTGCCCCTGCTGCTCGTCCTGATGCTCGTCTTCATGTTCTTCCAGTTCCGGAAGCAGAAGAAGCAGATGAACGAGACCATGGAGATGCAGGCCGGCCTGACCGTGGGCACCAAGGTCATGACGAGCACGGGCCTGTACGGCACCGTGGTCGGCCTCGCCGAGGACACCGTCGACCTGGAGATCGCCACCGGCGTCACCACCACCTGGGTGCGCCGCGCCATCGCCAAGGTGCTGACCCCCGAGGAACTCGGCGCCCCGTCGATCGAGACCATCACCGACGAGGACAGCCCGATCGACTTGGACAAGCGCTCCGAGGACCGCTGA
- a CDS encoding RecQ family ATP-dependent DNA helicase, which produces MTERQLTGERAERARRVIEALAGPGAALRADQETAVAALLEPAARVLVVQATGWGKSAVYWVATALRRAEGAGPALIVSPLLSLMRDQVAAAERAGLRAATLNSSNFEEWNAIEAALAAGEIDVLLVSPERLANPSFGRRVLDALEGSLGLLVIDEAHAVSDWGHDFRPDYRRVSDVLTRLHPQTPVLATTATANARVTDDVAAQLGDATLVLRGPLARRSLQLNVLPALAPISRYAWVARHLPDLPGSGIVYALTVADAERLVDGIRAVHGPGYPVAAYTGKLDPDTRARLEDALRANEIKALVATSALGMGFDKPDLGFVVHVGSPPSPVSYYQQVGRAGRAIDHAVVALLPSESDAGVWDYFATATIPDPQQMDRVLAALAEDETGGGQSAIALEAATGIRRTRIDLMLKQLAVDGAVERVEGGYRATGVPWHYDRAHYDGIVATRRREADIMRAYTRGERCLMQLLTESLDDPEAAPCGRCSVCLGHVPGGLGEPVPQDTARAVAGALRSQSQVLEPRKMWPGGVSGRKGRILPDLAAEPGRVLVFADAPEWTGTVGAARAGDQQAIADLADAAVAALSRWRDQWRARPEVVASLQLTDRPAPVEPVADRIAEVGRLERVSLPVPRGPAPGRDASGAQEAAHWLDAIDAGPAAESVRGRSVLLVVDESGTGWAVTVAAARLREAGAALVLPLVVHRPA; this is translated from the coding sequence ATGACGGAACGACAGCTCACGGGAGAACGGGCGGAACGGGCCCGGCGGGTGATCGAGGCGCTCGCCGGCCCCGGTGCCGCGCTGCGGGCCGACCAGGAGACCGCGGTCGCCGCGCTGCTCGAACCCGCGGCGCGGGTCCTGGTGGTGCAGGCCACGGGCTGGGGAAAGTCCGCCGTGTACTGGGTGGCCACCGCGCTGCGGCGGGCCGAGGGCGCGGGCCCGGCGCTCATCGTCTCGCCGTTGCTCTCGCTCATGCGCGACCAGGTGGCCGCGGCCGAGCGCGCGGGCCTTCGTGCCGCGACCCTGAACTCGTCGAACTTCGAGGAGTGGAACGCGATCGAGGCGGCCCTGGCCGCCGGCGAGATCGACGTGCTGCTCGTCTCTCCGGAACGGCTCGCCAACCCGTCCTTCGGGCGGCGGGTCCTCGACGCGCTCGAGGGCTCTCTGGGTCTGCTCGTGATCGATGAGGCGCACGCGGTCTCGGACTGGGGGCACGACTTCCGACCCGACTACCGCCGTGTCTCGGACGTGCTCACCCGCCTGCACCCGCAGACCCCGGTGCTCGCCACCACCGCGACCGCGAACGCCCGCGTCACCGACGACGTGGCCGCCCAACTCGGCGACGCCACGCTGGTGTTGCGCGGGCCACTGGCACGCAGGTCGCTGCAGCTCAACGTGCTGCCCGCGCTGGCCCCGATCAGCCGCTACGCGTGGGTCGCGCGGCACCTGCCCGACCTGCCCGGTTCCGGCATCGTCTACGCGCTCACCGTGGCCGACGCCGAGCGCCTCGTCGACGGGATCCGGGCCGTGCACGGGCCCGGGTACCCGGTGGCCGCCTACACCGGCAAACTGGATCCGGACACCCGCGCGCGGCTCGAGGACGCGCTGCGCGCCAACGAGATCAAGGCCCTGGTGGCGACCTCGGCGCTCGGCATGGGCTTCGACAAGCCGGACCTGGGATTCGTCGTGCACGTCGGGTCCCCGCCTTCGCCCGTGTCCTACTACCAGCAGGTCGGTCGCGCCGGCCGAGCCATCGATCACGCCGTGGTCGCGCTGCTGCCGTCGGAGTCCGACGCCGGCGTCTGGGACTACTTCGCCACTGCGACCATCCCCGATCCGCAGCAGATGGACCGCGTCCTCGCCGCCCTCGCCGAGGACGAGACGGGCGGAGGGCAGTCGGCGATCGCCCTCGAGGCCGCGACCGGGATCCGCCGCACCCGGATCGACCTCATGCTCAAGCAGCTCGCGGTCGACGGTGCGGTCGAACGGGTCGAGGGCGGGTACCGCGCGACCGGCGTCCCCTGGCACTACGACCGCGCCCACTACGACGGGATCGTTGCGACGCGGCGCCGCGAGGCCGACATCATGCGCGCCTACACCCGGGGCGAGCGGTGCCTGATGCAGCTGCTGACCGAATCCCTCGACGATCCCGAGGCGGCGCCCTGCGGTCGCTGCTCGGTCTGTCTGGGACATGTTCCCGGAGGCCTCGGCGAGCCGGTCCCGCAGGACACCGCGCGCGCCGTGGCAGGGGCGCTGCGGTCGCAGAGCCAGGTGCTCGAGCCGCGCAAGATGTGGCCGGGGGGCGTCTCGGGACGCAAGGGGCGGATCCTGCCCGACCTCGCCGCGGAGCCCGGCCGCGTGCTCGTCTTCGCCGACGCCCCCGAGTGGACCGGCACCGTCGGGGCCGCCCGCGCCGGCGACCAGCAGGCGATCGCGGACCTGGCGGACGCCGCCGTGGCCGCCCTGTCGCGGTGGCGGGACCAGTGGCGCGCGCGCCCGGAGGTCGTCGCCTCCCTGCAGCTGACCGACCGGCCCGCACCGGTGGAACCGGTCGCGGACCGGATCGCCGAGGTGGGTCGGCTGGAGCGGGTCAGCCTGCCGGTGCCGCGCGGGCCCGCGCCCGGCCGGGACGCCTCGGGGGCGCAGGAGGCCGCTCACTGGTTGGACGCGATCGACGCCGGTCCCGCGGCCGAGTCCGTCCGCGGGAGGTCGGTGCTGCTCGTCGTCGACGAGTCGGGAACGGGGTGGGCGGTGACGGTCGCGGCCGCCCGGCTTCGGGAGGCGGGTGCAGCCCTCGTACTGCCGCTGGTGGTGCACCGTCCCGCCTGA
- a CDS encoding bifunctional glycosyltransferase family 2/GtrA family protein, translating into MTTEIAPDPKVTADQNRHERAETAPVLDIVIPVYNEAHTLAHCVETLRAYLDASLTIPARITIADNASTDDTLRLAHSLAAAIDGVRVVHLDAKGRGRALRRVWAQSDARVLVYMDVDLSTDLRALHPLVAPLLSGHSDLAIGTRLGRGANVVRGPKREFISRGYNLLLHTALRVRFSDAQCGFKAIRTDVARELLPLVEDGEWFFDTELLVLAERAGLRIHEVPVDWTDDPDSRVDIVDTVKKDLKGVIRVGRALGRGALPLDDVRRALGREEPQLAGVPRNMVGQLARFAAVGMASTVAYAILYLVLHPLIGAQGANFAALLITAVGNIAANRSFTFGVRGREGAARHHLQGLVVFLLTWALTSGSLTALAHVAPDAGRGIQLAVLVVANLVATITRFLGLRLIFRSATPAKAELR; encoded by the coding sequence ATGACAACCGAGATCGCCCCCGACCCCAAGGTCACGGCCGACCAGAACCGGCACGAGCGGGCGGAGACCGCCCCCGTCCTCGACATCGTGATCCCCGTCTACAACGAGGCCCACACCCTCGCGCACTGCGTGGAGACGCTCCGCGCGTATCTCGACGCCTCGCTCACCATCCCGGCCCGGATCACCATCGCCGACAACGCCAGCACGGACGACACCCTGCGCCTGGCGCATTCGCTCGCCGCTGCGATCGACGGCGTCCGCGTGGTGCACCTCGACGCGAAGGGCCGCGGCCGCGCGCTGCGCCGGGTCTGGGCGCAGTCCGACGCCCGCGTCCTCGTCTACATGGACGTCGACCTCTCGACCGACCTCAGGGCGTTGCACCCCCTGGTCGCGCCGCTGCTCTCGGGCCACAGTGACCTCGCGATCGGCACCCGCCTGGGCCGCGGCGCGAACGTGGTCCGCGGTCCCAAGCGCGAGTTCATCTCCCGCGGCTACAACCTGCTGCTGCACACCGCCCTGCGGGTACGTTTCTCGGACGCCCAGTGCGGGTTCAAGGCAATCCGCACGGACGTCGCGCGGGAGCTGCTGCCGCTCGTCGAGGACGGCGAGTGGTTCTTCGACACCGAGCTGCTCGTTCTCGCCGAGCGCGCCGGGCTGCGCATCCATGAGGTGCCGGTGGACTGGACCGACGACCCCGACAGCCGCGTCGACATCGTCGACACCGTGAAGAAGGACCTCAAGGGCGTGATCCGGGTCGGGCGGGCGCTCGGCCGGGGTGCGCTCCCCCTCGACGACGTCCGCCGCGCCCTGGGCCGTGAGGAGCCGCAGCTCGCGGGCGTGCCGCGCAACATGGTCGGACAGCTCGCCCGGTTCGCCGCGGTCGGCATGGCCAGCACCGTCGCCTACGCGATCCTCTACCTCGTGCTGCACCCGCTGATCGGCGCGCAGGGTGCGAACTTCGCCGCCCTCCTCATCACGGCGGTCGGCAACATCGCCGCGAACCGCTCGTTCACCTTCGGCGTGCGGGGGCGCGAGGGCGCGGCGCGGCACCACCTGCAGGGACTGGTCGTCTTCCTCCTCACCTGGGCGCTCACGTCCGGCAGCCTCACCGCCCTCGCGCACGTCGCGCCGGACGCCGGACGTGGGATCCAACTCGCGGTGCTCGTGGTGGCCAACCTGGTCGCGACGATCACGCGGTTCTTGGGGCTGCGCCTGATCTTCCGGTCGGCGACCCCGGCGAAAGCCGAGCTCCGGTGA
- a CDS encoding glycosyltransferase family 39 protein, whose amino-acid sequence MTRSRERIAVAVLLVGTAVAYLWSLGRAGWANAFYSAAVQAGTVSWKAMFFGSSDGANSITVDKPPASLWVMELSTRLFGVNSWAMLIPQALLGVASVALLYATVRRRFGPAAGLLAGLLLAVTPVAAMMFRFNNPDALLVLLMIAATWAMLRAVEDGRWRWLVACGAFVGLGFLTKQLAVMLIVPGLALTYLIAGPTKLGTRVAQLFAAGAAMVVAAGWWLLTVELWPASSRPWIGGSQNNSILELTLGYNGLGRLNGNEKGSVGPGRGGMEMPAGFELPAGMEMPGHRGGGMFGDAGVLRMFQSEQAGQIAWLLPAALIAIVTVLILRGRSPRTDGERAAVIAWGGWLLVTGITFSFMAGIFHAYYTVALAPAIAALVAIGVAVGWRERERPWMRAVGALAVAATGATAWYILALTPEWNPWLRWAIVAAAAVSAAILATLLPAVSRARPLGGVIVATAVFTALAGQVAFTIETIATPRQGAIVSAGPSSGHGFGPGGGRGRMERPIGFGGPAGGTRPDGARTGAPGADEPGGDQRGGGPSFLMGSTAGPEVTALLLADADRYTWVAATVGANAAAGYQLATDRPVMPIGGFNGTDPSPTLAQFQQYVREGRIHYFLAESSGGFGGFGGSGTAAEIRSWVEKTYPSRTVDGVTVYDLTAPTG is encoded by the coding sequence GTGACCAGGAGTCGGGAGCGGATCGCGGTCGCCGTCCTCCTGGTGGGGACGGCGGTCGCCTACCTCTGGTCCCTCGGCCGGGCGGGCTGGGCCAACGCGTTCTACTCGGCAGCGGTCCAGGCCGGCACCGTCAGCTGGAAGGCCATGTTCTTCGGCAGCTCGGACGGCGCGAACTCGATCACCGTCGACAAACCACCCGCCTCGCTGTGGGTGATGGAACTCTCCACCCGCCTGTTCGGCGTGAACTCGTGGGCGATGCTGATTCCGCAGGCGCTGCTCGGCGTGGCGTCCGTCGCGCTCCTGTACGCGACGGTGCGGCGCCGCTTCGGCCCCGCCGCGGGCCTCCTCGCCGGCCTACTCCTCGCCGTCACGCCGGTGGCCGCCATGATGTTCCGGTTCAACAACCCGGACGCCCTACTCGTCCTGCTGATGATCGCGGCGACCTGGGCGATGCTGCGCGCCGTCGAGGACGGCCGGTGGCGGTGGCTCGTCGCGTGCGGCGCCTTCGTGGGACTGGGCTTCCTGACCAAGCAGCTCGCCGTGATGCTCATCGTGCCCGGGCTGGCGCTGACCTATCTCATCGCGGGGCCGACGAAGCTCGGCACGCGCGTCGCGCAGCTGTTCGCCGCGGGCGCCGCGATGGTCGTCGCCGCCGGGTGGTGGCTGCTGACCGTCGAGCTGTGGCCGGCCTCCTCGCGGCCGTGGATCGGCGGCTCGCAGAACAACTCGATCCTCGAGCTGACACTGGGCTACAACGGCCTCGGCCGACTCAACGGCAACGAGAAGGGCAGCGTCGGACCGGGCCGCGGTGGCATGGAGATGCCCGCGGGCTTCGAGCTCCCCGCCGGCATGGAGATGCCCGGGCACCGCGGCGGCGGGATGTTCGGCGACGCCGGCGTCCTGCGCATGTTCCAGTCCGAGCAGGCCGGGCAGATCGCCTGGCTGCTCCCCGCGGCGTTGATCGCGATCGTCACGGTCCTCATCCTGCGCGGGCGCTCCCCGCGTACGGACGGCGAGCGCGCCGCCGTGATCGCCTGGGGCGGATGGCTGCTCGTCACCGGGATCACGTTCAGCTTCATGGCGGGAATCTTCCACGCGTACTACACCGTGGCACTCGCGCCCGCGATCGCGGCACTGGTCGCGATCGGGGTGGCCGTGGGCTGGCGGGAGCGTGAGCGGCCGTGGATGCGCGCAGTCGGTGCTCTCGCCGTCGCCGCGACCGGCGCGACCGCCTGGTACATCCTCGCGCTGACACCGGAATGGAACCCGTGGCTGCGCTGGGCGATCGTCGCGGCGGCCGCCGTGTCGGCGGCGATCCTCGCGACCCTGCTGCCGGCGGTGAGCCGGGCGCGGCCTCTCGGCGGGGTGATCGTCGCGACGGCGGTGTTCACCGCGCTCGCCGGGCAGGTGGCGTTCACGATCGAGACCATCGCGACGCCGCGCCAGGGTGCCATCGTCTCGGCGGGCCCGTCGAGCGGGCACGGCTTCGGGCCGGGCGGGGGCAGGGGCCGGATGGAGCGCCCCATCGGATTCGGCGGTCCGGCCGGCGGTACGCGGCCCGACGGTGCCCGCACGGGCGCCCCGGGAGCGGACGAGCCCGGCGGGGACCAGCGGGGCGGCGGACCGTCGTTCCTGATGGGTAGCACGGCCGGCCCCGAGGTGACCGCGCTCCTACTCGCCGACGCGGACCGCTACACCTGGGTCGCCGCGACGGTCGGCGCCAACGCGGCGGCCGGCTACCAGCTCGCGACGGACAGGCCCGTGATGCCGATCGGCGGCTTCAACGGCACCGACCCCTCCCCCACGCTCGCGCAGTTCCAGCAGTACGTGCGCGAGGGCCGGATCCACTACTTCCTGGCCGAATCGAGTGGCGGCTTCGGCGGATTCGGCGGCTCCGGGACCGCGGCGGAGATCCGGTCGTGGGTGGAGAAGACGTATCCGTCGCGGACCGTCGACGGGGTCACGGTCTACGACCTGACGGCGCCGACGGGGTGA
- a CDS encoding SDR family oxidoreductase, which translates to MGPLEEGLRGRVAVVAGATRGAGRGIAAGLAELGATVVCTGRSSRAGTPSIVSDYRRPETIEETAELVDALGGTGVAVQVDHLDPEQVSSLADRLRVEYGRIDVLVNDIWGGELLKGPPSTWDTPLWRQDLDAGLRLLRLAIDTHLITSHFLAPLLIERPGGLLAEITDGTADFNAETYRISVFYDLAKASVNRLAFSQGHELAGHGATAVAVTPGWLRSEMMLDAYGVTEDDWRAALTARAGRPTAPPGFAYSESPRFVGRGIAALAADPRRDRWNQRSVSSAQLAAHYGVTDVDGTRPDSWAGRRD; encoded by the coding sequence GTGGGCCCGCTCGAGGAAGGACTGCGCGGCCGTGTGGCGGTGGTCGCGGGGGCCACGCGCGGTGCGGGCCGGGGCATCGCCGCCGGGCTGGCGGAACTGGGCGCCACGGTCGTGTGCACCGGGCGCAGCAGCCGCGCCGGCACCCCGTCCATCGTCTCCGACTACCGGCGGCCCGAGACGATCGAGGAGACCGCCGAGCTGGTCGACGCCCTCGGCGGCACCGGTGTCGCCGTCCAGGTCGACCACCTCGACCCGGAACAGGTGTCCTCGCTCGCGGACCGGCTCCGCGTCGAGTACGGGCGGATCGACGTGCTGGTCAACGACATCTGGGGCGGCGAGCTGCTCAAGGGACCGCCGTCGACGTGGGACACCCCGCTGTGGCGGCAGGACCTCGACGCGGGGCTGCGCCTGCTCCGCCTCGCCATCGACACCCACCTCATCACGTCCCACTTCCTCGCCCCGCTGCTCATCGAACGCCCGGGCGGGCTGCTCGCCGAGATCACCGACGGGACTGCGGACTTCAACGCCGAGACCTACCGGATCTCGGTCTTCTACGACCTCGCCAAGGCCTCGGTGAACCGGCTCGCCTTCTCGCAGGGCCATGAGCTCGCCGGGCACGGCGCGACCGCGGTCGCGGTGACGCCGGGATGGCTGCGCTCGGAGATGATGCTGGACGCCTACGGGGTCACCGAGGACGACTGGCGGGCAGCGCTCACCGCCCGTGCGGGGCGCCCCACAGCGCCGCCCGGCTTCGCCTACTCCGAATCTCCTCGTTTCGTCGGCCGCGGGATCGCCGCCCTCGCGGCGGATCCCCGCCGCGATCGCTGGAACCAGCGGTCCGTCAGCTCCGCGCAGCTCGCGGCGCACTACGGCGTCACCGACGTCGATGGCACCCGGCCCGACAGCTGGGCCGGGCGCCGCGACTGA
- the ruvB gene encoding Holliday junction branch migration DNA helicase RuvB, with amino-acid sequence MGPAALSGDDTESLRPKSLDEFIGQPKVREQLQLVLHGAKLRGGTPDHILLSGPPGLGKTSLAMIIAAELGTALRVTSGPALERAGDLAAMLSNLVEGDVLFIDEIHRMARPAEEMLYLAMEDFRVDVVVGKGPGATSIPLDVAPFTLVGATTRSGALTGPLRDRFGFTAHMDFYETADLVQVIERSAKILGITIEREAAAEIGSRSRGTPRIANRLLRRVRDYADVRADGTVTVDVARGALKVYDVDELGLDRLDRAVLGALIRSFGGGPVGVSTLAVAVGEEPGTVEEVCEPFLVRAGMLARTPRGRVATMAAWHHLGLEPPAGALASGIEVRGDFDPDDRLF; translated from the coding sequence ATGGGGCCGGCGGCGCTCTCCGGCGACGACACCGAGTCGCTGCGACCGAAATCGCTCGACGAGTTCATCGGCCAGCCCAAGGTGCGCGAGCAGCTGCAGCTCGTGCTGCACGGCGCGAAGCTTCGCGGCGGCACGCCCGACCACATCCTGCTCTCCGGGCCGCCCGGCCTCGGCAAGACCAGCCTCGCGATGATCATCGCCGCCGAACTCGGCACCGCCCTCCGGGTCACGTCCGGCCCGGCGCTGGAGCGGGCCGGCGACCTCGCCGCGATGCTGTCGAACCTCGTCGAGGGCGACGTGCTGTTCATCGACGAGATCCACCGCATGGCCCGCCCCGCCGAGGAGATGCTCTACCTCGCGATGGAGGACTTCCGCGTCGACGTGGTGGTGGGCAAGGGGCCCGGCGCCACCTCGATCCCGCTCGACGTGGCGCCGTTCACACTGGTCGGGGCCACCACGAGGTCCGGCGCGCTCACCGGACCCCTGCGCGACCGCTTCGGCTTCACCGCGCACATGGACTTCTACGAGACGGCTGACCTGGTGCAGGTCATCGAGCGCAGCGCGAAGATCCTCGGGATCACCATCGAGCGCGAGGCCGCCGCGGAGATCGGCAGCCGGAGTCGCGGCACGCCCCGCATCGCCAACCGCCTGCTGCGGCGGGTGCGCGACTACGCCGACGTCCGGGCCGACGGCACGGTCACCGTCGACGTGGCGCGCGGTGCGCTCAAGGTGTACGACGTCGATGAGCTCGGCCTCGACCGCCTCGACCGGGCCGTGCTCGGTGCGCTGATCCGCAGCTTCGGCGGCGGCCCCGTGGGCGTCTCCACGCTGGCCGTGGCCGTGGGCGAGGAGCCCGGCACCGTCGAGGAGGTGTGCGAGCCCTTCCTCGTGCGCGCCGGGATGCTCGCCCGCACGCCGCGCGGCCGCGTCGCCACCATGGCGGCCTGGCACCACCTGGGGCTCGAGCCGCCCGCGGGCGCGCTCGCCTCCGGCATCGAGGTGCGGGGCGACTTCGACCCCGACGACCGCCTGTTCTGA
- the ruvA gene encoding Holliday junction branch migration protein RuvA, which translates to MIASLRGEVRHIGLDHVVVECAGVGYKVLVAPNTAGTLTRGAEGYLLTSMVVREDSQTLYGFTDAPQQELFHLLQTVQGVGPRLAMAALAVLEPAQMQVAIASGDIKTLCLIPGIGKRVAERIHVELKDKVNAAPSDSAGPTGATVPAGGVSQQLLDALEGLGFTPKQAEPAVAAAVEAGPGKSVSELLRDALKSLGRG; encoded by the coding sequence ATGATCGCGTCGCTGCGCGGCGAGGTACGGCACATCGGGCTCGATCACGTGGTGGTCGAGTGCGCCGGTGTGGGCTACAAGGTGCTCGTGGCCCCGAACACCGCAGGCACGCTCACCCGCGGCGCCGAGGGATACCTGCTCACCTCGATGGTGGTGCGTGAGGACTCGCAGACGCTGTACGGCTTCACCGATGCGCCGCAACAGGAACTGTTCCACCTCCTGCAGACCGTGCAGGGCGTGGGGCCGCGACTCGCGATGGCCGCGCTCGCGGTGCTCGAGCCCGCCCAGATGCAGGTCGCGATCGCCTCGGGCGACATCAAGACGCTGTGCCTGATCCCCGGTATCGGCAAGCGCGTCGCGGAGCGGATCCACGTGGAGCTCAAGGACAAGGTCAATGCCGCGCCGTCCGACTCCGCCGGACCGACGGGGGCGACGGTGCCGGCCGGCGGCGTCTCGCAGCAGCTCCTGGACGCGCTCGAGGGTCTCGGTTTCACGCCGAAGCAGGCAGAACCGGCGGTCGCGGCCGCCGTCGAGGCCGGGCCCGGCAAGTCGGTCTCCGAGTTGCTCCGCGATGCGCTGAAGTCGTTGGGACGCGGCTGA
- the ruvC gene encoding crossover junction endodeoxyribonuclease RuvC: protein MRVMGVDPGLTRCGLSVVETGEGRRVTALDVDVVRTPSTMPLPERLLAVWTAAEFWMDTHEPDVIAVERVFAQHNVSTAMGTAQAGGVVALAAARRGIDVHFHTPSEVKAAVTGNGNAGKAQVTAMITRILGLQKAPEPADAADALALAVCHSWRAPMIARMAEAERRAAEQKKVFEQRLAAQRRAGRSVTGGVR, encoded by the coding sequence ATGCGGGTGATGGGGGTGGACCCCGGGCTCACGCGTTGCGGCCTGTCGGTGGTCGAGACGGGCGAGGGCCGCAGGGTCACGGCGCTCGACGTGGACGTCGTGCGCACCCCCTCGACCATGCCCCTGCCGGAGCGCCTGCTCGCCGTCTGGACCGCGGCCGAGTTCTGGATGGACACCCACGAGCCCGACGTGATCGCGGTCGAGCGGGTCTTCGCTCAGCACAACGTCTCCACCGCGATGGGCACCGCGCAGGCCGGCGGCGTCGTCGCGCTGGCCGCCGCCCGCCGAGGCATCGACGTGCACTTCCACACCCCGTCGGAGGTCAAGGCGGCCGTCACCGGCAACGGTAACGCCGGCAAGGCGCAGGTCACGGCGATGATCACCAGGATCCTCGGGCTGCAGAAGGCGCCCGAGCCCGCGGACGCGGCGGACGCCCTCGCGCTCGCCGTCTGTCACAGCTGGCGCGCGCCGATGATCGCGCGCATGGCGGAGGCGGAACGTCGTGCGGCGGAACAGAAGAAGGTCTTCGAACAGCGGCTCGCGGCGCAACGCCGCGCCGGCCGCTCGGTCACGGGAGGAGTGCGATGA